The stretch of DNA ACGCAACTACCTTAGGCAAGACAGCTTGAGCCTTGCTACTCGCAAGAAGTACGAGCAGTACCTTGCTCGTCGTCAACAAGGCTGGGGCTAACAACATGTTCAAGGCGGATGGCTACGCCACCGTTCAACTCCAGCGTTTGATGTTGCGACATTCCTTCTGTACGCGCCATACAAACGTATGGCAGTCAGTCTTTCTTCGCGCTAATCTTTGCCCATCGCAAAAACCCTACTCGAGTGGGGCTCGAATAGGGATGAAGGAAACCAAGGGAAGCACAGAATTTCCTTCTCCATGGTTCAGTTTTCCTTCACCTATATTGGCCGGATCTCGACGTGAGCCTAGCCATTGAGTCCATCAGGCACCACAAGAAGTTTCCTCTCGTCTCGAAGGTAACTCGAGCAACAAGGCGTCCGACTCGCAGCAAAGAAAGCGCGCAGCTGAGGCGAGGCACTAATCATGCGACTCTACTTTGCCTACGGCTCCAATATGTGGAGCGCCCAAATGGAAAAACGATGCTCACAAAGCAAGAAAGTTGGTGTCGCCTGTCTTCTCGATTACCGTTGGATTATTTCGAAGCGTGGATACGCGAACGTCGTTGAATCGATGAATGACTACGTCGAAGGTGTCCTGTTCGAAATTTCTGCAACGGATGAAGCGTCGTTGGATAAGTATGAAGGCGTGAGTTCAGGCTCGTATCAGAAGGCCGAGCTTCCGGTGTTGCATGAGGGGCTTGCCAAAGTGGCGCTCGTCTATGTGGATCCAGTGACGGTCGAAGGCAGCCCTAAACAGGAATACATTCAGCGTATCAATTCAGGGCTGGCAGATGCGAAGCTATCTGATGCCTACGTCACACATTATATGCGGAGATATATACCAACCCAACCAAGTTAGGGCCAAGCGCAACGCTTCTTCCCTACTTGCAGACTTTTCCGTCGAAGTGCAGACAGGTGGATTCGCCGGATTTGACCTTCCAGGTTTTCAGCAGCGGCGGTTGCCCCTCGCGTGTTTCCACCACAATATCGACGAGCCCTGACTGCGGTAGTTTTTCGATGTGAGCCTTGGCCTCCTCGGGAACCTCCACCCAAAACACCGCGCCGAGCGTTGAGATCAGAATGCGGCTGTTTTCGACGTCCACGTTGATGATGGGGCTGTAGTAGCTCTTTTCGGCGGCGGAGGTGTGTCCAGGGTTCGTCACTCCGGTCAGGCACAGAATGAGTCCGAGAATGAGCAGGCCAGAACGCATCGAATGCTCCCTTCCGCGACAAGGTCAAAACGTAATTATGGCATCGTTGCCGGTCGATTGGTAGAGGGAGCCGGGTGGTTTTGTCGCAGCGGCGCGATGTCTACAGGATATGCACGTCGGCAGGGCGAACCTTGCCGTCGGTGATCCAGTAGGTGCGAATGTCCGCTGCGGGGGAGTGCATGAGCGACACGAGCAAGTAGGCTGGGACAGGAAGATTGATACGTTCCCAGATTTCTTCGTAGTCGGTGGCAATCTTGATGTCGGTGTGGGAGGGGCGCGCCGGGTCTTTCGGATGGGAATGGTAGACCACCTGGAGGTCCAAGCCGTTTTTGCGAATGTCTTTTTTGGCGGCCGAAAAATCCGCCATGTCCATCACGAAGGCGATCTCAGCTCGTTCTTCCGGGGACAGCCGTTCAAGATGGGCGACCTTGTCGTCATCGAAGGTGGAGAGTTTTTCCGCGCCTTCGACGGCCACGATATTGGTGATGCGGTAGAGGTGCGTGACAGTCTTATTCGTGCCGGCAAGCAGACCGCAGCACTCGAACGGCGCTAACTCGCGGGCATGCGCGACAATCTGATCCAGGATATGCTGCGGAATCGATAGATCGGGCATATCAGATGGTGCAGGCGACGCTGTAATCTCCGCCCAAATCCTTGATCGTCGGCGTGGCGCTGCAGAGGGGGCAACGCGGATCTTTCGGGCGCGACACTTTCCGGAACTTCATTTCCAGCGCATCGTAGATCACGAGTTTGTCTGCGATCGTTTCGCCGATCCCCAGGACTTCCTTGATCGCTTCAGAAGCCTGCAGGATGCCCATGGTTCCGGCCAGCACACCCAACACCCCGGCTTCTTGGCAGTTCGGGACCAATCCGGCCGGCGGAGGTTCCGGGTAGAGACACCGGTAGCAGGGGTATCCGGCATGCGGCTTGATGGTCGTGAGCTGTCCCTCGAAGCGGAACATACTCGCTGAGATGAGCGTTTTCTTGGCGAAGAAACAGGCATCGTTGACCAGGAATCGCGTGGTGAAATTGTCGGAGCCGTCCAGCACGATGTCATAGTCGGATACGAGCCCCAGAATGTTCTCGGTATCGACGTTCAGTTGATAGGTTTTGATCGTGATGTCGGGGTTGATGGCCGACAGCATCCTCTTCCCGGATTCCACCTTGGGCACGCCGATGGTGGCCGTCGTATGGAGAATCTGCCGCTGGAGATTCGAGAGATCCACCACGTCGCCGTCCACCAGACCGATGGTGCCGATGCCGGCTGCCGCCAGATACAGGGCGGCGGGCGAACCGAGTCCGCCGGCGCCGATCAAGAGGATCTTGGCCTTGGACAGCTTGACCTGTCCCTTGCCACCGACCTCGTTGAGGATGATGTGCCGGCTATAGCGCTGTATTTGTTGTTCGGTAAATTCCATTCGATTCGTCTCTCGTCGTTCGTGAAACGTGAAGCGGTTAAGATCTAATACGAGACACGCTTCATGAAGTGCACTTCTCTTATTGTTATTCCACCACGTTGAGTTCGATGGGATCGACGACGCAGCCCTTGGTCCGGATGCCGTCGATGGCACGTTCGATTTCTTCGGTCTCGCCGGTCAATTCGAGATCCATCCAGCCGGTTGTCTCGCGCACGTCGGCCCGGCGCACGTTGGTCACCACCTTGAACTCATGCCCGATCTGATAAATGATCGGCTCCTTGATCTTGTTCTCGGGAAAACGAATATGAAATCGTAGGCTGATCATGGTTATCCTCCGGCAATCGCGGGAACGATCGACACTTCGTCGCCGTCTTTTAACGAGGTTTCTTTCCCGTCCAGAAAACGGATGTCTTCCTCGTTGACGTAAATATTGACGAACCGGCGCAAATCGCCCTTTTCATCGCAGAGCCGGCTCTTCAATCCCGGGTAGGTCGCGTCGAGCGATCCGATCATGTCCACAATGTTGGCTGCCGCAGATTCAACCTCACCTTGACCCTTCGTCAGGGGACGCAGGGGTGTTGGAATACGAACCTTAATCATGAGTCACCACCACTGTTCTTTCCCATTTTGAATGTTTTTTGGAAGTTCACCAGGCTGGGCTGGATGCGGAACGGACGTCCGACGGCGTCCACGACCGCTTCCTGGGTTTTGAGCCCGTTGCCGGTGATATAGGCGACCGTGACATCGTTCTTCTTGATCAGCCCCTGCTTCACGAGCTTGCACAGCACCCCGATGGTCACGCCGCCGGCTGTCTCGGCAAAAA from Nitrospira sp. encodes:
- a CDS encoding M67 family metallopeptidase, whose amino-acid sequence is MPDLSIPQHILDQIVAHARELAPFECCGLLAGTNKTVTHLYRITNIVAVEGAEKLSTFDDDKVAHLERLSPEERAEIAFVMDMADFSAAKKDIRKNGLDLQVVYHSHPKDPARPSHTDIKIATDYEEIWERINLPVPAYLLVSLMHSPAADIRTYWITDGKVRPADVHIL
- a CDS encoding MoaD/ThiS family protein translates to MIKVRIPTPLRPLTKGQGEVESAAANIVDMIGSLDATYPGLKSRLCDEKGDLRRFVNIYVNEEDIRFLDGKETSLKDGDEVSIVPAIAGG
- the moeB gene encoding molybdopterin-synthase adenylyltransferase MoeB, with protein sequence MEFTEQQIQRYSRHIILNEVGGKGQVKLSKAKILLIGAGGLGSPAALYLAAAGIGTIGLVDGDVVDLSNLQRQILHTTATIGVPKVESGKRMLSAINPDITIKTYQLNVDTENILGLVSDYDIVLDGSDNFTTRFLVNDACFFAKKTLISASMFRFEGQLTTIKPHAGYPCYRCLYPEPPPAGLVPNCQEAGVLGVLAGTMGILQASEAIKEVLGIGETIADKLVIYDALEMKFRKVSRPKDPRCPLCSATPTIKDLGGDYSVACTI
- a CDS encoding gamma-glutamylcyclotransferase family protein; the encoded protein is MRLYFAYGSNMWSAQMEKRCSQSKKVGVACLLDYRWIISKRGYANVVESMNDYVEGVLFEISATDEASLDKYEGVSSGSYQKAELPVLHEGLAKVALVYVDPVTVEGSPKQEYIQRINSGLADAKLSDAYVTHYMRRYIPTQPS
- a CDS encoding NIL domain-containing protein; its protein translation is MISLRFHIRFPENKIKEPIIYQIGHEFKVVTNVRRADVRETTGWMDLELTGETEEIERAIDGIRTKGCVVDPIELNVVE